The following coding sequences lie in one Hippopotamus amphibius kiboko isolate mHipAmp2 chromosome 17, mHipAmp2.hap2, whole genome shotgun sequence genomic window:
- the AATK gene encoding serine/threonine-protein kinase LMTK1, producing the protein MVPRTFQQQYASVGGPACTAGSRLGSGGPVLGSPAWSRAGGRGWAAMLTLSYLIARSAGSVWRASRWHRQGAAPLSSSDVPQLRPLFPHLAAVCLSQTGLRRCYCGSASSLGLLGDVAVAQECEGASSDAVTLKRLAVGAPTPGRRLLRARELTACVACSAQEFENAEGEEYAADFSAQGSPAAAAQNGPDVYVLPLTEVSLPMAKQPGRSVQLLKSTDLGRHSLLYLEEIGHGWFGKVFLGEVNSGISSTQVVVKELKASASVQEQMQFLEEAQPYRALQHSNLLQCLAQCAEVTPYLLVMEFCPMGDLKGYLRSCRLAESMAPDPLTLQRMACEVACGVLHLHRNNYVHSDLALRNCLLTADLTVKIGDYGLSHGKYREDYFVTADQLWVPLRWIAPELVDEVHCNLLVVDQTKASNVWSLGVTIWELFELGAQPYPHHSDRQVLAYAVREQQLKLPKPQLQLTLSDRWYEVMQFCWLQPEQRPTAEEVHLLLSYLCAKGATEAEEEFERRWRSLRPGGGGTGPGLGATGLALGGMGGELAATSSFPLLEQFAGDSFHADGDDVLTVTETSRGLNFEYKWEVGRSAEAFPPPEGALSPGRAARLQELCVPDGAPPGVVPVLSAHSPSVGSEYFIRLEDPAPAAGHDPDCAGCAPSMLAAALCPDGSDHDDDSDGSAAASLVMEPLLGHAPPADGPWSHCDYHPCSSHTRDLPCASRSPSPETPMLAQSGAEDIDWGLGAFCPPFFEDPLGTSPSGSSGAQPSPGGEELGEAEAPRAAQHGHWSSNVSANNNSGSRAPESWVPGLSGYMDCCPGVKQTLRAVPELSHPLTPGDPREPLLGPKEAPSGQELGRCLGLPHLYPAEGLTPAPCLVTSSWTEAAISGGDSPQVEPRLAEEAEGSAGLQLPLPSIPSPSQEGAPLPAEEASTPPTLPASPTPTGSQAPAIEPAQTLDSDSGSSSLELEAPGSEDEDTTEATSGVFTDLSSDGPQAEKPDVTPALRSLQKQVGTPDSLDSLDIPSSASDGGCEVFSPSAVGTPGGQPRALDSGYDTENYESPEFVLKEAHEPCEPAAFGEPASEGESPGPETRLSTSLGGLSEKNPYRDSAYFSDLDTEPEPPLGPKEKKRGVPEPELESPKSPRLQSAQPAPELGMPGEDQGAGPGEVPPLPLSEDSSPEPSACPSGPRLEPSWPQDPAQVPPMPNPGSSKIFLLTPVRPSSESHRPELQETLGLLSGSGLQERTGGPGAPRTPLCLALPGLPTAPEGRPEEEEEDSEDSDESDEELRCYSIQEPSEESEEEALPVPVVVAESQSARNLRSLLKMPSLLSEAFCEDLERKKKAVSFFDDVTVYLFDQESPTRELGEPFPGAKESSPTFPAGSPGSPIAPGRPRRADRPPDCPAAEEGGRFQWDDGLLLTPAQEPAPRVLAAPPKPPAPSPFSRFTVSPAPASRFSITHVSDSDSGSVAGEAAAGLAGGDTESGQW; encoded by the exons ATGGTGCCCAGAACATTCCAGCAGCAGTACGCCTCAGTGGGAGGGCCTGCCTGCACAGCGGGCTCCCGCCTGGGCTCTGGGGGGCCAGTGCTGGGCTCCCCTGCCTGGAGCCGTgctgggggaaggggctgggcaGCGATGCTCACGCTGTCCTACCTGATCGCCCGCTCTGCGGGCTCCGTCTGGCGGGCCTCCAGGTGGCATCGTCAG GGGGCGGCCCCACTGAGCTCCTCGGACGTCCCTCAGCTTCggcctctgtttccccacctgGCAGCGGTCTGTCTGAGTCAGACGGGCCTGCGGCGCTGCTACTGTGGTTCTGCTTCTAGCCTGGGGCTCCTGGGAGACGTGGCTGTGGCTCAGGAATGTGAGGGGGCTTCCTCCGACG CCGTGACCCTGAAGCGACTGGCCGTgggtgcccccaccccagggcgaAGGCTGCTGAGAG CCCGGGAGCTCACCGCATGTGTCGCCTGCTCGGCCCAGGAGTTTGAGAATGCCGAGGGGGAAGAGTACGCGGCCGACTTCTCGGCACAGGGCTCCCCGGCGGCAGCGGCTCAGAACGGGCCCGACGTGTACGTCCTGCCACTCACCGAGGTCTCCCTGCCCATGGCCAAGCAGCCTGGGCGGTCAG TGCAGCTGCTCAAGTCCACAGACCTGGGCCGGCATAGCCTCCTGTACTTGGAAGAGATAGGCCACGGCTGGTTCGGGAAG GTGTTCCTTGGGGAGGTGAACTCGGGCATTAGCAGCACCCAGGTGGTGGTGAAGGAGCTGAAGGCGAGTGCCAGCGTGCAGGAGCAGATGCAGTTCCTGGAGGAGGCGCAGCCTTACAG GGCCCTGCAGCACAGCAACCTGCTCCAGTGCCTGGCCCAGTGTGCCGAGGTGACGCCCTACCTGTTGGTGATGGAGTTCTGCCCGATG GGGGACCTCAAGGGCTACCTGCGGAGCTGTCGGCTGGCAGAGTCCATGGCCCCCGACCCCCTGACCCTGCAGCGCATGGCCTGTGAGGTGGCCTGTGGCGTCCTGCACCTGCATCGCAACAACTATGTGCACAG TGACCTGGCCCTGAGGAACTGCCTGCTCACGGCCGACCTGACGGTGAAGATTGGCGACTATGGCCTGTCTCACGGCAAATACAGG GAGGACTACTTCGTGACGGCCGACCAGCTGTGGGTGCCGCTGCGCTGGATCGCGCCCGAGCTGGTGGACGAGGTGCACTGCAACCTGCTGGTGGTGGACCAGACCAAGGCCAGCAACGTGTG GTCCCTGGGCGTGACCATCTGGGAGCTCTTTGAGCTGGGAGCGCAGCCCTACCCCCACCACTCCGACCGGCAAGTGCTGGCCTACGCTGTCCGGGAGCAGCAGCTCAAGCTGCCCAAGCCCCAGCTGCAGCTGACCCTCTCTGACCGCTG GTATGAGGTGATGCAGTTCTGCTGGCTGCAGCCTGAGCAGCGGCCGACGGCTGAGGAGGTGCACCTGCTGTTGTCCTACCTGTGCGCCAAAGGTGCCACCGAGGCTGAGGAGGAATTTGAGCGGCGCTGGCGCTCACTGCGGCCCGGCGGGGGCGGCACGGGTCCCGGGCTGGGGGCAACAGGCCTGGCACTGGGGGGCATGGGCGGCGAGCTGGCTGCCACCTCATCCTTCCCACTGCTGGAGCAGTTCGCTGGCGACAGCTTCCACGCGGACGGCGACGACGTGCTGACGGTGACTGAGACGAGCCGCGGCCTCAACTTCGAGTACAAGTGGGAAGTGGGCCGCAGCGCCGAGGCCTTCCCGCCGCCTGAGGGCGCACTGAGTCCGGGCCGAGCCGCGCGTCTGCAGGAGCTCTGCGTCCCTGACGGCGCCCCCCCGGGCGTGGTGCCGGTGCTCAGCGCTCACAGCCCCTCGGTGGGCAGCGAGTACTTCATCCGCCTGGAAGACCCTGCGCCTGCTGCCGGCCATGACCCCGACTGCGCCGGCTGTGCCCCCAGCATGCTCGCCGCCGCCCTGTGCCCCGATGGCAGTGACCACGATGACGACTCCGATGGCAGCGCGGCCGCCTCACTGGTCATGGAGCCGCTGCTGGGCCACGCGCCACCCGCCGATGGCCCCTGGAGCCACTGCGACTACCACCCGTGCAGCAGCCACACCCGCGATCTGCCCTGCGCCTCACGCTCTCCCTCACCGGAGACCCCGATGCTGGCGCAGTCTGGAGCAGAGGATATTGACTGGGGCCTGGGGGCCTTCTGCCCGCCCTTCTTTGAGGACCCGCTGGGCACCTCCCCCTCTGGGAGCTCCGGGGCCCAGCCGTCCCCaggtggggaggagctgggggaggctgAGGCGCCCAGGGCCGCCCAGCACGGACACTGGAGCTCCAATGTGTCTGCCAACAACAACAGCGGAAGCCGAGCCCCAGAATCCTGGGTCCCGGGCCTCTCGGGCTACATGGACTGCTGCCCTGGCGTGAAGCAGACCCTCCGGGCCGTCCCTGAGTTGAGCCATCCTCTGACTCCAGGGGATCCCAGAGAGCCTCTCCTTGGGCCAAAGGAGGCCCCCTCTGGTCAGGAGCTGGGCCGCTGCCTTGGCCTCCCCCACCTGTATCCTGCTGAGGGGCTGACACCTGCCCCCTGCCTGGTCACATCTTCCTGGACAGAGGCAGCCATAAGTGGGGGTGACAGCCCCCAGGTAGAGCCCAGGCTTGCAGAGGAGGCCGAGGGCTCTGCTGGACTTCAGctgccccttccctccatcccGTCCCCATCCCAAGAGGGAGCCCCACTTCCCGCCGAGGAGGCCAGCACCCCGCCCACCCTGCCTGCCTCACCCACGCCCACTGGCAGCCAGGCGCCTGCCATCGAGCCAGCCCAGACTCTGGACAGTGACAGTGGCAGCAGCTCCCTTGAGCTGGAGGCGCCAGGCAGTGAAGACGAGGACACGACTGAGGCCACGTCTGGTGTCTTCACTGACTTGTCCAGTGACGGCCCGCAGGCTGAGAAACCAGATGTGACACCAGCCTTGCGCTCCCTGCAGAAGCAGGTGGGAACCCCTGACTCCCTGGACTCCTTGGACATCCCATCCTCAGCCAGCGATGGTGGCTGTGAGGTCTTCAGCCCATCAGCTGTTGGCACCCCTGGTGGGCAGCCCCGAGCCCTGGACAGCGGCTATGACACGGAGAACTACGAGTCCCCCGAGTTTGTCCTCAAGGAGGCGCACGAgccctgtgagcctgcagcctttGGGGAGCCGGCCTCAGAGGGTGAGAGCCCAGGGCCTGAGACTCGGCTCTCCACTTCCCTTGGTGGCCTCAGCGAGAAGAATCCCTACCGTGACTCTGCTTACTTCTCAGACCTGGACACAGAGCCAGAGCCCCCCTTGGGCcccaaggagaagaaaagaggtgTGCCAGAACCTGAGCTGGAGAGCCCGAAGAGCCCCAGGCTGCAGTCTGCACAGCCCGCCCCTGAGTTGGGGATGCCTGGAGAAGATCAGGGCGCTGGCCCCGGGGAGGTGCCGCCACTGCCACTGTCTGAGGACTCTTCCCCAGAGCCGAGTGCCTGCCCCTCAGGCCCCAGGCTGGAGCCTTCCTGGccccaagacccagcccaggtgCCACCCATGCCCAACCCCGGGAGTTCTAAGATTTTCCTGCTGACTCCAGTCCGGCCAAGCTCAGAAAGCCACCGCCCTGAGCTCCAGGAGACCCTGGGACTGCTGTCAGGGTCGGGCCTGCAGGAACGGACAGGGGGCCCAGGTGCCCCCAGAACCCCACTCTGCCTGGCCCTGCCGGGACTCCCCACGGCTCCGGAGGGGCggccggaggaggaggaggaggacagcgAGGACAGCGACGAGTCGGACGAGGAGCTCCGCTGCTACAGCATCCAGGAGCCGAGCGAGGAGAGCGAGGAGGAGGCACTGCCCGTGCCAGTGGTGGTGGCGGAGAGCCAGAGCGCGCGCAACCTGCGCAGTCTGCTTAAGATGCCCAGCCTGCTGTCCGAGGCCTTCTGCGAGGACCTGGAACGCAAGAAGAAAGCCGTGTCCTTCTTTGACGACGTCACCgtctacctctttgaccag GAAAGCCCCACCCGGGAGCTTGGGGAGCCCTTCCCCGGCGCCAAGGAGTCGTCCCCCACATTCCCGGCGGGCAGCCCAGGCTCCCCCATCGCCCCCGGCCGGCCACGGCGGGCTGACCGTCCCCCCGACTGCCCCGCGGCCGAAGAGG GTGGAAGGTTCCAGTGGGACGATGGCCTCCTGCTGACGCCAGCCCAGGAGCCCGCCCCGCGAGTCCTCGCCGCTCCCCCCAAGCCCCCCGCGCCCAGCCCCTTCTCGCGCTTCACTGTCTCACCAGCGCCTGCGTCCCGCTTCTCCATCACGCACGTCTCCGACTCGGACTCCGGGTCCGTGGCAGGTGAGGCTGCGGCGGGGCTGGCGGGAGGGGACACTGAGTCGGGACAGTGGTGA